GCTTGCTACGATCAAACTTCTCCTTGGCCATTGCCGTCCTCCTTATGAACCGAAACCCAGGCCATCCTACGCGTTATCCCTTATCCCAAACGACGCCGGAACGTCGTGAGAAACCATGGTACCGGTGACTGGATTCGAACCAGTGACGTCGCGGGTATGAGCCGCGTGCTCTAACCAGCTGAGCTACACCGGCATGGTGCCGTGCCCTTGAAGATTGAAATGGAGCCCGCGACCAGATTTGAACTGGTGACCTCTTCGTTACCAACGAAGTGCTCTACCTACTGAGCTACACGGGCGTTGGTGGGGATGCTTGGACTCGAACCAAGGAACCCAGAGGGAGCGGATTTACAGTCCGCCGCAGTTGCCGCTGTGCCACATCCCCATTTCAATTTTCAAACCACCCGCATGAGCGAGCCGGAAGTGCGAGGGTGCCGTATGCCCTCACGGACGGCGCCTCATGCATCCTGCAGTCTCTCATACAAGCGGGGAAATAGTACGACCTGCAACTGGCTGTGTCAACCGCTTCCACGCGGCCGGGCGTAGCTATACCACGATTCCTGCACATCGATGGAAGGACAAGGCGGCCACTCGACAGGCAGGCACGCATCAGTTTGTTCCCACACCCACCCCTACGACAGCGAGCAAAGGGGCCGGGCACCAACGCTGCCCGGCCCGACCTCGACTCTGGAGCCGGCGATAGGAATCGAACCTACAACAACTGGTTTACAAAACCAGGGCTCTACCGTTGAGCTACACCGGCGCACTTGTCTATGATAGCGCCTTCTGCGTAGCTGCGCCAGACTTCTTCTTGACCACACGGAGATCGTTGCCCGAGGTTGAGTGCCGCTGCCAGAGGCCAGACGTAGGCAGCGACACCTCGCCACATAACCGCTACTGACGGCCGAGCAGGCGGTCGAGCTTCGCGCGCGTCGCCGAGTCCAGGCGACTCTCGATCGTCAGATGCTGGTAGCTGCGCTCCTTGAGCTCTTGCGTAACGTCTGCATCCATGGCGTCCATCTCGCGAACCAACACGTCGCTTGAGAGGCGAGTCACCGGGACTCCTCCTACGGTCGCGCGAATCGTGTTGTCTGACGTAACCACGGTGACACTTCGCGCCTGCAGGCGGGCATTCGTGACCAGGCGCTCTATGACGGCGTCGGCGCTTTGGCCCGCCTCCGAAAACAGCACGCGGATACCCGCCTGCGACAGGTTCGGCCTTTGGGAGGAGAGGTTTTCCGCCGCGTCAAAGACGACCACCGCGTCGTAGCGATGCTGCGCGAAGGACGCCACGTCACCGATGAGCTTGGTGCGTGCCCGCTCAAAGGGGTCGCCACCGTCCGCCTCGTCGACAAGCTCCAGGTAGCGAGCGCTCTTGTGGATGACATTGTAGCCATCGACGACAAGAAGCTCGCCGTCACCGAACAGAGCGTCCCCCTCTGCCGAACGAGAGCCGCCCGGCGCGAGCTCCCTAGCCATCCTCGCCCCCTGCGCCAGCGACGGCTGTAAAACATCCGTCCGAGTCTGGTGAGCCAGATACAAGACCGCGCGCGGGGTCCTCGGCGACCGCCGAACCCACCGGGGAAGGGGCGCTCGTGGCTCCCGGAACGCCGCGTTGCTCCGCCATGGCGCGACGCAGCCACTCGTAGCACATGACCGTCGCCGCCTGCGCGACGTTGAGCGACTCCACACGCCCGTACTGGGGTAGGCTGCACTCGAAGTCGCAACGCTCGCGCACGAGGCGGGAAAGACCCTGGCACTCAGAGCCCATGACCAAACAGAGCCTACCCTCGAGCGGGGCTGACCACAAGTCGCCTGCAGCATGCTCGCTTGCGCCGCAGACCCAAAAGCCAGCCTCCTTGAGTCGGTCGATGGCAGTCGCGAGGTTCGCTACCTGGGCTACGGGCAGGCGTAGCACCGCACCGGCGGAGGACTTGTAGGCCCCAAGGCCCACGCCTGCAGCGCGTGCCTTCGCGATGACGACACCCGTCGCCCCAACGACCTCGGCGGAACGCACGATGGCACCGAGGTTGCCCTCGTCAGCCACATGGTCGAGCAGTATGACCAGGGCCCTTCCCTCTCCTGCTGCGGCGATGATGTCAAGGAGCGTGGCATAGGCAAAGGGCCGTGCCTGGACGATGATGCCCTGATGGGTACCATGCGAGCTCATGGCGTCAAGGCGTGACCTCGACACAGGCTCCAGCGGAATGCCCTCACGCTTCAGATGGCCCAGGAGCTGCGAGAGCGTGGAGTCGGGACCATCGAGACCCGCCTGGAAAAAGGCCCGTCGTAGCTTCACGCCCGCGTCAAGTGCCTCGGCGACAGCACGGCGACCCTCGATGAGATCTCCTGGTGGACGCTGCCCTCTCTCGGCCGGGCCAGCCGGACGCCCTCTTGTACCCCATCGTCCACGCGGGCTCGCACCATGCTCGTCGCGCTGGATGCGTCCCTTCTCGCCTTGACGGCCCGCGCTGCGGTGCCCGGCAACTCGCTGACCCTCCCGCGCGCTTCCCCTCGAGTCGCCCTGCTGTTCCTGCAAGGATCGACCTGTCCTGCGACGCCCCTGTACGTCGCCCTGAGACGTACGCGACCGAGCGCTTTTTGGCTTGCCTTTTGGCATCTTGGCCTACGCCCTCCTGTTCCGGCGTAGGCGAACACCCGCCGCCGTGTCCTCGACGACCAGGCCAAGGGTCGAAATGCCATCTCGGATGGCGTCGGCGCGGCTCCAGTCCCTGTTCGCACGGGCCTCCTGTCGAGCACAGAGCAGCGCCTTGGCAGCGGCGTCCGCGTCATCGCCCGCAAAGCCCGTCAGCTCACGAGCGAGCAGGGTAAGCCCAGAGGGCAACTCGTCTTCTGCCGCAGCCTCGGAGATGTCGATGCCGAGCACGCCCAGAAGCTCTTGGATCGTATCGGCCGCACGCAAGGTCGCGGCGGTGGTCAGGCTCTGACCACCCTCAGCGAGATATTTGTTGGCGGCATTCATGAGACCGAATATCGCAGCGAGGGCGCCAGCGGTGTTAAAGTCATCGTCCATCTGACGGGTGAACTCAAGCTGGGCGTCTCTCGCGGCGCCTGCGAGGGTGCGGTCGGCCTCGTCGAAGCTGCCGTCCTGCGGTGCGTTCTTGGCGGCCCAGCGCAGGTTCTTGACACAGCTCGCCAGGCGCTCAACGTTGCCCACCATACCGTTTAGGAACTCGAAGCGAAAGTCGAGCGGAGAGCGATAGTGGGTCTGCAGCATGAGGAGGCGCACGGCATCGGCAGGGTACTTGTCCAAGACCTCCTTGAGCGTATAGAAGTTACCGAGGCTCTTCGACATCTTCTCACCGTCCACACGCAACATCCCCGCATGCATCCAGGTCCTGGCGAGCGGCGTGTGCCAGGCGCACCGTGCCTGGGCGGTCTCGTTCTCGTGGTGTGGGAAGATGAGGTCCTGCCCCCCACCATGGATGTCGATGGGCGTACCCAGGTAGTGGTGGATCATGGCGCAGCATTCGGTGTGCCAGCCGGGGCGTCCGTCACCCCAGGGACTTGGCCAACTTGGCTCGCCGGGCTTTGCGGCCTTCCAGAGCGCAAAGTCAAAGGGATCGCGCTTCTCGTCGCTGACCTCGACGCGCTCGCCGGCTCGCAGCTGGTCAAGATCTCGTCCCGAGAGCGCTCCGTAGTCCGCATCGGCACGCACCGAGAAGTACACGTCATGGTTGCCTGCGACGTAGGCATGCCTTGAGGCGATGAGCTGCTCGATCATCTCCTGCATGGCCTCGATCTCGCGCGTGGCGCGCGGACGCATGTCGGGATCCTGGACGTTGAGGCGATGCATCTGCGTGATGAAGGCAGCGGAGTACTCCTCGGCGAGCTGCGCGGCGGTCCTGCCCTCCTCGTTGGCGCGGTTGATGATCTTGTCATCCACGTCGGTGAGGTTCTGGGCAAAGGTCACCGCGTACCCCTTGTAGGCAAGGTAGCGACGGATCACGTCGAACACGAGGAAGGTACGGGCGTTCCCGATGTGGATGTCATCGTAGACCGTGGGTCCGCACACATACATGCGGACCTTCCCCTTGTCGATGGGAATGAACTTCTCCTTACGGTGGGTCTTGCTGTTATAGATGAGCATGCTGCCTCCTTTGGCGGCGTCATCTTGGCGTGGTCATGCCCTGGCGACGTTTTCCTACAGGACGTTCAATACGTCCTTCTCGGTGCGTCCTTCGGCTCGGGCAGCGTAAGAGGGCAAAGAGAAGCCCACTTGTCACCCCGCCCCCTCGAGCAGGCAGACAGCCCAGGCGGCAATTCCCTCCTCGCGTCCCACAAAGCCCAGATGCTCCGTGGTGGTCGCCGAGACACCAACGCTTGTCATTGGAACGCCCATGGCATGGGCAAGGTTCTTGCGCATGGCCTCGCAGTGCGGCGCCAGCCGAGGCGCCTGCGCCGCGATCGTGCAGTCACAGTCCAAGATCAGGTAACCCCGATCGCGGGCAAGCCCCGCGACGCGGGCGAGCAACTCGCAGGAGTCGGCACCCGCATAGGCGGGGTCAGTGTCTGGGAAGAGCTGACCGATGTCTTTGGCTCGCATCGCCCCGAGCAGAGCGTCCATGAGGGCGTGGGTGACGACGTCCGCGTCCGAGTGACCCAGAAGCCCCCTAGGGGCGTCAATGCGCACGCCACCAAGGATGAGTGCGCGACCCTCAGCGAAGGCGTGCACGTCAAATCCGTGTCCTATGCGCAGCATTGCTCCCTCCCTCCGTCAGTGATCCTTAGTCCTCGGCCGTGGTCGTACCCGTCGCATCATCAAGCAAATCGATGCCACAGCCCTCCCGCATGAGGCGCGTCTCCAAGAGGGCACGGACGACGAGGAGGTCCTCGGGCACCGTGACCTTGATGTTGGCGCGAGGCGAGGGCACGCAGGCGACCCTGCCATTACAGCGCTCCACGAGCGAGGCGTCATCGGTACCCCCAAAGGCATCAAGCTGTGCCGCGCGATGCGCCGCCACAAGCTGCCTCATCCTGAACACCTGTGGTGTCTGTGCGCACCAATAGGAGCGGCGATCAGGCGTAGCGCGTATCACCCCATCCTCGACTATCTTGAGCGTGTCGATCGAGGGCAGCGCACAGATGGCGCCAGCGAGGCTCGCATCATCACGCACGCAGGAGATGCAGCCCTCGATGGTCTGGGCGTCGATCAGAGGACGGGCCCCATCGTGAACAGCCACAAGAGCGAGTCTCTCGTCCATGGCGCGAAGGCCTGAGAAGACTGACTCCTGCCTCGTTTCGCCCGCCTTGGCGAGCACCACCGGCGTGGCGAGCGAGACACGCGAGAGCACGCGCTCACGCACCTCCTCCTCACGTCCGTCCTCGATCACTAAGACTAGCTGCGCCACTGAGGGCGCCCTATCAAACGCGATCAGGGACCACGCGACGAGCGGCAGGCCACAGAGGCCTACGAACTGCTTGCCGAGCGGATTGCCGAAGCGCGTGCCAGAGCCACCCGCAACGATGATCGCGCAGCTGTCTGCCACCCCCGCCTGCTGAGCGAGGCGCTTTGGTGCCGCGCAGACACAGGCCTGGACGCTCATGCCCGCTTGCCCCACATCCTATAGAGGCTGTCTGCAAGGATATTTGGGTTCTTGACGCCGACGTCATCGAGGCGCTCGGGGTTACTCTCGATATTGTCAAGCACCTGCTGGAGCGACCCAAACTTATCGACGATCTTGTCAGCCATACCCTCGCGCACGACCGACACGTTTGAGAGCGTGCGCAGCCCGAGCGGCTTCATGATGGAGTCCTCCGCCATGTCCTCGTAGCCAAGCAGCTCGGCCACGCTCTTGGGTGAGCGCAGCTTGGCGTTATCGGTCGCATGCAGCGTCTTGCGTAGGGCGGCGGCATTTGCCTCGGAGTGATCGCAGGCATAGTCGCGCAGCAGTAGCGTGTAATCCTCCGAGGTGTCTCCCATGAGCTCCTCACGCTGCATCTCGATGGACTTTCCCTGACTTCCCAGCTGCAGCACAAGATCATTGAGCTCGGCCGAGACGGTTATGAGCATCTCAAAGAGGTAGATCGTCTCGGCGATGTCTGCGAGCGTAACGTAGTCGTCGAGCTCGAGCGTGGTCAGGCGCAGCAAGCCGCGGTCAAGGCGAGTCCGCGTGCTTTCCATAGAGACAAGCAGCTGGTTGATAGTGCTCATGAGCTCGGAGGCACTCTTGAGCTGGTGTCCGCGGCCGCTCACATAGACGGTGACGACCTGCCTGCGCTCCGAGACCGAGATGACCATCGCCGTGGTGAGCAGGCTCATGCGCGCGGCGGTACGATGCCGCATGCCCGTCTCTGACGTAGGCAGCGATGGATCGGGGTTGAGGTGGTAGTTGGCGCGCAGTATCTGTGTCATGTCCCTGTCGATAACAATGGCGCCATCCATCTTCGAGAGCTCGAAGAGGCGGTTGGCCGTAAACGAGATGTCGAGCTTGAAGCCATCGTCACCGGCCCGGATGACGTTATCCGTATCACCGATACAGATAAGGGCACCAAGGTGGCCAGCGATGATCATGTCGAGCGCATGGCGTAGTGCCGTGCCGTGCGCCGTCTTCTTGATTGCGTCACGCATGCGACCCCGCGCGTCGTCTGGACTCTGGGTCGAGTGAGCATCTTCCATATACCCCCCCTTATGGGCAGGTCTGCCCGCAGTCGCAGGCAGACCGAACTGTCACACATAGTATAACGTTACTGATACGCGCGCTCCTTGATGCCCGCTCATTGTGCGGCAGCTCTCGCCCAGACAGAAGAGCCAAGAGCTACTCGGCGGCAGACGTGGCGCGTCCATCGGAACTCGCGGCGGGCGTGGGCCGTGCGGTGTTCCACCGCTCGCGGGCCTTCGGCAGCTCCATGTGAACACGCTCCGTAGGCGCGGGTATCTCGCCCGTACCCTTGGTGAAGACAAGCTTTCGATCATCCCCCTCGCCGTCTGCGTCCACGAGGATGATGTCCCCCTCGTGCCACCTGCCACGCAGCAGCTCCTCGGAGAGCGGATCCTCGATGAGCGTCTGGATTGCGCGACGCAAAGGACGAGCCCCATAGATGGGGTCAGTGCCCTCCTTGACGATGTGATCGCGGGCGGCATCGGTCAACTCGATGGACATGCCCTGGGCGATCATACGGTTGCGCAGATCCGTGACCATGAGGTCCACGATGCCGCGTAGCTGCTCGTGGGTAAGCGACCCAAAGACCACAATCTCGTCCACGCGGTTCAGGAACTCGGGGCGGAACAGACGCTTGAGCTCACTCATCACGCGGGAGTTTATCTCCTTATCAGAGAGCCCGCCTGCGCCCTGCGCCGAAAAGCCCATGGTGTTGGTCTGGGCGATGTCGCGCGCGCCGACGTTGGAGGTCATGATGATGACCGTGTTGGAGAAGTCGACCGTGCGTCCCTGCCCATCGGTGAGCCTGCCCTCGTCCAGTATCTGGAGGAGGACGTTGAAGACGTCGGGATGGGCCTTCTCGATCTCGTCGAAGAGTACGACGGAGTAGGGCCTGCGACGCACCGCCTTGGTCAGCTCACCGCCCTCATCGTAACCCACGTATCCGGGAGGGGCACCAACGAGCTTGGAGACCTCGTGGCGCTCTATGAACTCCGACATGTCGAAGGAGATGAGCGCATCCTCGCTACCAAAGAGGAACTCGGCGAGCGACTTGGCGAGCTCGGTCTTGCCGACACCGGAGGGTCCGAGGAAGATGAACGAGCCTCCGGGACGACGGGGGTCCTTGAGGGGCGAGCGGCTGCGCCTGATGGCCTTGGCCACCTTGGTCACGGCCTCCTGTTGGCCCACGATGCGTTGGTGCAGAGCGTCCTCGCAGCGCAGGAGCTTGGAGGCCTCGGCCTCCGTGATGTTGGAGACGGGGATGCCCGTGATATCGGACACGACGTCGGCGACGTCTTTGTCGGTGACGACCGTCACGGCCTTGTCGGTGCTCTCGCGCCATGACGCCTCAAGCTCGTCGCGCTTGGAGGCAAGCTCCTTCTCGCGGTCGCGCAGACGAGCAGCCTCCTCGAACTCCTGGGCACTCGCCGCCTTGGACTTCTCGTCCTTGATGCGGGCAAGCTCCTCGTCCACCTGGGCGAGCTCAGGAGGCAGGCTCATCTTGTGGACGCGGGTGCGCGCGCCCGTCTCGTCGATGATGTCGATGGCCTTGTCGGGGAGGAAGCGGTCCTGGACGTAGCGGTTGGAGAGCGTCACAGCCGAAGCCAGCGCGTCTTCGGTGTACTTGACGTGGTGGTGCCTCTCGTAGGCCTCCTGCAGGCCATGCAGGATCTCGAGGGTATCCTCGGGCGTGGGCTCTCCGATGTTGACAGGCTGGAAGCGACGTTCGAGGGCGGAGTCCTTCTCGATACGCTTGCGGTACTCCTCGGCGGTCGTGGCACCGATGACCTGAATCTCGCCGCGCGAGAGGGGCGGCTTCAGGATAGAGGCCGCATCGATGGAGCCCTCGGCCGAGCCCGCGCCGATAATGGTGTGGATCTCGTCGATGAAGAGGATGTCGTCCTTGTTCTCCATGACCTCGGAGATGACCTTCTTGAGGCGCTCCTCGAACTCGCCGCGATACTTTGATCCGGCAACGAGGCTCGCGACGTCGAGCGTCCAGATCTGCCTGCCGCGCAAGATGTCGGGAACATTGCCCGTGGCAACGAGCTGGGCGAGCCCCTCGACGATGGCCGTCTTGCCAACACCGGGGTCACCCAAGATGAGGGGGTTGTTCTTCTGCCTGCGTGCAAGGACCTGCATCACACGCTCCACCTCACGGTCGCGCCCTATCACGGGGTCGAGCTTGCCGTCTGCGGCGAGCTGGGTGAGGTTTCTACCAAACTGCTCGAGCATGGAGCCGTCCTCCGATTGTTGCGGACCCTGTCCCATGCCGCTGAAGAACTGCTGACCAAAGCCGACGCCCGTTGGCTGCGGGCGACCCTCCCTACCCTTGCTGTCGCTCTTCTCGACCAACTCGTTGACGGCGTTGCGAACCGCGTCCGCCGAGACGCCCATGCAGGAAAGTGCCGTCATCGCACGGTCGTCGCTCTGGGATACGATGCCCAAAAGTAGGTGCTCCGTGGCGATGTAGGTTTGGTTGCGTGCCATGGTCTCACGGTAGGCGTCC
The DNA window shown above is from Olsenella sp. oral taxon 807 and carries:
- the disA gene encoding DNA integrity scanning diadenylate cyclase DisA → MEDAHSTQSPDDARGRMRDAIKKTAHGTALRHALDMIIAGHLGALICIGDTDNVIRAGDDGFKLDISFTANRLFELSKMDGAIVIDRDMTQILRANYHLNPDPSLPTSETGMRHRTAARMSLLTTAMVISVSERRQVVTVYVSGRGHQLKSASELMSTINQLLVSMESTRTRLDRGLLRLTTLELDDYVTLADIAETIYLFEMLITVSAELNDLVLQLGSQGKSIEMQREELMGDTSEDYTLLLRDYACDHSEANAAALRKTLHATDNAKLRSPKSVAELLGYEDMAEDSIMKPLGLRTLSNVSVVREGMADKIVDKFGSLQQVLDNIESNPERLDDVGVKNPNILADSLYRMWGKRA
- a CDS encoding NYN domain-containing protein — encoded protein: MARELAPGGSRSAEGDALFGDGELLVVDGYNVIHKSARYLELVDEADGGDPFERARTKLIGDVASFAQHRYDAVVVFDAAENLSSQRPNLSQAGIRVLFSEAGQSADAVIERLVTNARLQARSVTVVTSDNTIRATVGGVPVTRLSSDVLVREMDAMDADVTQELKERSYQHLTIESRLDSATRAKLDRLLGRQ
- the rlmB gene encoding 23S rRNA (guanosine(2251)-2'-O)-methyltransferase RlmB, yielding MKLRRAFFQAGLDGPDSTLSQLLGHLKREGIPLEPVSRSRLDAMSSHGTHQGIIVQARPFAYATLLDIIAAAGEGRALVILLDHVADEGNLGAIVRSAEVVGATGVVIAKARAAGVGLGAYKSSAGAVLRLPVAQVANLATAIDRLKEAGFWVCGASEHAAGDLWSAPLEGRLCLVMGSECQGLSRLVRERCDFECSLPQYGRVESLNVAQAATVMCYEWLRRAMAEQRGVPGATSAPSPVGSAVAEDPARGLVSGSPDSDGCFTAVAGAGGEDG
- the cysS gene encoding cysteine--tRNA ligase codes for the protein MLIYNSKTHRKEKFIPIDKGKVRMYVCGPTVYDDIHIGNARTFLVFDVIRRYLAYKGYAVTFAQNLTDVDDKIINRANEEGRTAAQLAEEYSAAFITQMHRLNVQDPDMRPRATREIEAMQEMIEQLIASRHAYVAGNHDVYFSVRADADYGALSGRDLDQLRAGERVEVSDEKRDPFDFALWKAAKPGEPSWPSPWGDGRPGWHTECCAMIHHYLGTPIDIHGGGQDLIFPHHENETAQARCAWHTPLARTWMHAGMLRVDGEKMSKSLGNFYTLKEVLDKYPADAVRLLMLQTHYRSPLDFRFEFLNGMVGNVERLASCVKNLRWAAKNAPQDGSFDEADRTLAGAARDAQLEFTRQMDDDFNTAGALAAIFGLMNAANKYLAEGGQSLTTAATLRAADTIQELLGVLGIDISEAAAEDELPSGLTLLARELTGFAGDDADAAAKALLCARQEARANRDWSRADAIRDGISTLGLVVEDTAAGVRLRRNRRA
- a CDS encoding ATP-dependent Clp protease ATP-binding subunit, with protein sequence MFEKFTDKARKVMSLAQDEARSLGKMYVGTEHLLLALIKEGEGIAAQALAKLDVTYTEALATVKEISSEDNEPIPGGHIPFTPLAKRVLEDAYRETMARNQTYIATEHLLLGIVSQSDDRAMTALSCMGVSADAVRNAVNELVEKSDSKGREGRPQPTGVGFGQQFFSGMGQGPQQSEDGSMLEQFGRNLTQLAADGKLDPVIGRDREVERVMQVLARRQKNNPLILGDPGVGKTAIVEGLAQLVATGNVPDILRGRQIWTLDVASLVAGSKYRGEFEERLKKVISEVMENKDDILFIDEIHTIIGAGSAEGSIDAASILKPPLSRGEIQVIGATTAEEYRKRIEKDSALERRFQPVNIGEPTPEDTLEILHGLQEAYERHHHVKYTEDALASAVTLSNRYVQDRFLPDKAIDIIDETGARTRVHKMSLPPELAQVDEELARIKDEKSKAASAQEFEEAARLRDREKELASKRDELEASWRESTDKAVTVVTDKDVADVVSDITGIPVSNITEAEASKLLRCEDALHQRIVGQQEAVTKVAKAIRRSRSPLKDPRRPGGSFIFLGPSGVGKTELAKSLAEFLFGSEDALISFDMSEFIERHEVSKLVGAPPGYVGYDEGGELTKAVRRRPYSVVLFDEIEKAHPDVFNVLLQILDEGRLTDGQGRTVDFSNTVIIMTSNVGARDIAQTNTMGFSAQGAGGLSDKEINSRVMSELKRLFRPEFLNRVDEIVVFGSLTHEQLRGIVDLMVTDLRNRMIAQGMSIELTDAARDHIVKEGTDPIYGARPLRRAIQTLIEDPLSEELLRGRWHEGDIILVDADGEGDDRKLVFTKGTGEIPAPTERVHMELPKARERWNTARPTPAASSDGRATSAAE
- the ispF gene encoding 2-C-methyl-D-erythritol 2,4-cyclodiphosphate synthase, which translates into the protein MLRIGHGFDVHAFAEGRALILGGVRIDAPRGLLGHSDADVVTHALMDALLGAMRAKDIGQLFPDTDPAYAGADSCELLARVAGLARDRGYLILDCDCTIAAQAPRLAPHCEAMRKNLAHAMGVPMTSVGVSATTTEHLGFVGREEGIAAWAVCLLEGAG
- the ispD gene encoding 2-C-methyl-D-erythritol 4-phosphate cytidylyltransferase — its product is MSVQACVCAAPKRLAQQAGVADSCAIIVAGGSGTRFGNPLGKQFVGLCGLPLVAWSLIAFDRAPSVAQLVLVIEDGREEEVRERVLSRVSLATPVVLAKAGETRQESVFSGLRAMDERLALVAVHDGARPLIDAQTIEGCISCVRDDASLAGAICALPSIDTLKIVEDGVIRATPDRRSYWCAQTPQVFRMRQLVAAHRAAQLDAFGGTDDASLVERCNGRVACVPSPRANIKVTVPEDLLVVRALLETRLMREGCGIDLLDDATGTTTAED